DNA sequence from the Synergistaceae bacterium genome:
CCATAGTTCATCGGCAGGACATACGGCCACCCACCCGCACCGGACATAGCAAGTCCGAGCCAGACACCGTCCTGCAGAACCTGCTCCATCCATTCCTTGGATGTGACTTCTTTATCCTTTCGCCTCATTTACCCCCCACCCCCGGGAACATTATATACTGAATATACTGAAATTTCTCACATAAAGTAAGCGGCGGGGGTAAAAATCACTGACAGCCTATCTGCGGTCAACGCCGGGCAGGTTTTTAAATCTGCATCTGATAGTCCCGCTCTGTTCGGTAAACAGAAGCATATCTCCTTCGGCTGTCTTGGAAAATTTCCCTATGCAATCCTCGTGCAGCAGACATCTCAGTCCGGGATAAACATCTCCTCTGATATCCGTGACACAGAGCTCGATATATTTTTCCGTCTCTTCTTCCGGAATTCCTATAAGGCCCGCCGGGCCCTTAAAGGCACTTCATCAGCCGACGATATTGACAGATATCCGGATGAAGAATGTTCCTCCGCGTTTGGCCACAAGTCCAAGCCAATGAGAAGAAGTGATAGATATCGACGGTATTTTTATATTTTTCACGCCATTCGTTATATTCTGCATCTATTTTTCCCCTCTTACATTAAAAGACCCTATCCGCGTGGGTTTCTGTGATTATTTCGGCTGAGCGCCCTGTTTCTGCATAAGTTTTACTATTTCTTCAGTGCTCAGCACTTTCCCGGCTGAAACTACTTTGCCCCCTATGACAAGTGCCGGCGTTGACATAACACCATAAGCCGCGATCTGCGCCATGTCTGTAATCTTTTCGACTGCCGGCTCCATGCCGAGCCGTTCAAGCGCTTTTACTGCATTATCAGCAAGTATTTTGCAGTTTGAGCACCCCATGCCCAGGACTTTCA
Encoded proteins:
- a CDS encoding thioredoxin family protein; its protein translation is MLGFGKKKDKNNCCCGNIDAETIKEAQAGGSAVKVLGMGCSNCKILADNAVKALERLGMEPAVEKITDMAQIAAYGVMSTPALVIGGKVVSAGKVLSTEEIVKLMQKQGAQPK